From the Haemophilus parainfluenzae genome, the window GTGTAGGGCAATATCAACATGATGTAAACCAAACCCAGCTAGCGCGTAAACTTGATGCTGTGGTGGAAGACTGTGTAAACGCAGTAGGTGTGGATTTGAATACGGCATCAGCACCGTTACTTGCTCGCGTGGCGGGAATGACGAAAACCTTAGCGCAAAACATTGTGGAATATCGTGATGAAAATGGTCGTTTTGAAAGCCGTAGCGAATTGAAAAAAGTGCCGCGTTTAGGACCAAAAGCCTTTGAGCAGTGTGCAGGCTTTATGCGTATTGCAGGCGGGAAAAATCCACTTGATGCTTCGGGTGTTCACCCAGAAGCTTATCCTGTGGTCGAAAAAATCTTGCAAGCGACAGCACAATCTATCCAAGATTTAATGGGCAATGCGGGTGTGGTTCGTCAGCTTGATGCAAAACAATTTATTGATGAGCAATTTGGTTTACCAACTGTTCAAGATATTTTCAAAGAACTAGAAAAACCGGGGCGCGATCCGCGTGGTGAATTTAAAACTGCTGTATTTGCAGAAGGCGTGGAAGAAATCACTGATTTAAAACCAGGTATGATTTTAGAAGGTACTGTCACCAATGTGACTAACTTCGGTGCATTTGTGGATATTGGTGTTCACCAAGACGGTTTAGTACATATTTCATCATTAAGCGATAAATTCGTAGAAGATCCACATCAAGTGGTGAAAACGGGCGATATCGTGAAAGTGAAAGTCTTAGAAGTGGATGTGCCGCGTAAACGTATTGCGTTGACGATGCGATTAGATGAAAGTGCGGTCAAAAATGACGGTAAATCTGACCGCACTTTAAGTGCAAAACCAAGAAGTAATGCACCTCGCCAAGATCGTAATCCTAGAGGAAATAGTGCAATGGGTAATGCCTTTGCCGATGCGTTGAAAAATTGGAAAAAATAATTTCGTCATTTAGATGAACATTGTGGCCAAATAGGCGTACAATGAAGGGGATCTGGTCAATCATCCAATCCCCTTTTTTATTTCAACGAAAGGAATATTCTTATGGAAAAAGGTATTCTTGGGCCGCATGAAGGCAAGGAGCTGGAATTAATGTTAAGGGGCGAAAAGCAAGTGGCATTATTCAATCAGGAGCTCGGTATTCCTGACGCCTTTCTCCCCTATCTTGAGCTAGGAATTATTCATTCAAAAACAGTGCAACGTCATGTAAATGATGTTTGCTTAACCGATTTTATTGTCTATTTACCCCAATCTCTTGCACTCGCTGAACAAATGGAAGTACTGCTTCCTGCAAGCACTGTGAACGGTTTTGATCCAAAAGTGGAACGTGAAATCGGCCGAATTCTTGGCTACCGAGAAAAAGACATCGAGTACTATATTCAGCATTTTCAAGATAATTTAGAGAAGTATCGGCAGCAGTATAGTTAATAGATAAAATAAAAGTGCGGTCAAAAACATAAGAAATTTTGACCGCACTTTTGTATTTTCAGCGCTGCTTATCTTTAAGCTAGTTTTATAATTTTACATCCAATTTTGCATAAGCTCGTTCTACTTTTTGATAGAAATGGCTTACCATCTTTACAAGTGGTATCGCAACAGGCTACTGGAAAACTAGAAACAGTTTATAACATCGCCGTAGAAGAATTTAGCACTTACCATGTAGGGGAATTTGGTGTTTGGGTTCTCAATGCAAATTGTTGTGATTTTGTGAATGTAAAATATGGTGATATTGAGTCTAAATTTAAGCAAGGCGGTTGGGTTAATCCAAAAAATGATCGAGTGATGTATATCGATCCTTTCGATGGTAAATTTAAAGATTTTCCAGATGGAGCAAGAGCTTCGGTGGATCATATTTTGCCACAAAGCGCATTTAATAAAATTGATGGTTTTGATAAATTACCAAAACATGTTCAAAATGAATTAATTAATCACCCTATGAATTTACATCCTTTACCAAAGGAACTAAATTCATCTAAAGGTGCTAAAATTGAAACAAGAACGGAAAGTTGGCAGAGATATGTTAAGGAAAATAAAGATATATCACCAATATATAGAGCGTATTTAGAAAATACTCAAAGAAATATGGTGGCTTTAGTTGAGGAACAGATTAAAAAGAGAGGTCTTAAGTGAAATTTATGACTAAATCTGATTTATATAAAGAGTTTGACGAAGTCTATTTCAACTTATCAGAGCTATGCTTTGATAAAATAAACTTATTTTATCGAAAATTTGATGATTTTGACCCAATGAAATTTGATGGTTTAAATTTAGTAAATAAAGTTGAACCAGAAAATTATCTTATTGAACGATTTAAAGTTATACAGCCTGAGTCATATTCTCATTTATACGATGGAAGATTTTTTTATGCTATTAAAAGAAGTCAGATTCCAGTAATGAATGATATAACTGAATTTGGCGTAATAATTAATGATATTGTTTATTACATAAGTTATGACCCATTTTCATTCTCCAAGGGAGAATATAAGCTACATCATAAAAGCATTCCTTATGAATTGCTTAACTCTTGGTTATTTTTTAGTGATAAATGGATTGTCTCAGAGGATATAACTTCAAATATATATAAAAGTAATTTACCTTCATTATTATTAATGCCTCTTCATTCAATTATAGAAGGCTTTGAAGATAGTCATGGCGTTGCACTTCCTGAATATACAACATTTCTTGAGCAGAAATTTAATCATGCTTTTAGACAAAGTTATGACGATGATAAATTCAATGATGAAAAATATTTTGAATTAAGATGTTTACTTGATACCCGCTCTAATGATGATTGGAGTAAAACAGGGTATCAATTATTTGTGTCTTCACATAATGATGAACGTAATGTTTATGTGATACCTAGAGCAGATGTGATGGGTATTAAAAAGTTGACGAATCCAGCAGAGGCAATAGATCATTATGCTGCTCATTTATTCTCTCGTGCTGAGGGCGAGTTTGATTTTATGCAATATGCAGAAGATTTTTAATTAATACAATAAATTAAAGTGCGGTCTTTTTTAAAAGAGTTTTTAAACCTCTCAAAAAGTGACCGCACTTTATTATTGGCTAGGAAGGATTATTCTGCGTCTTCTTTTGCCCATTCTAATGAGCGTTTAACGGCTTTTTTCCAGCCTTTATAACGACGTTCACGTTTTTCTTCATCATTATCTGGAGTGAAAGTACGTTCTACACGTGCTTTGTCGTGAAGTTCGTCTAAATCTTTCCAGAAACCAACCGCAAGGCCTGCAAGGTAAGCCGCACCAAGTGCAGTCACTTCTTTCACCACTGGACGTTCTACGTTCACATCTAAAATATCCGCTTGGAATTGCATTAAGAAGTTATTGTTGGTTGCGCCGCCATCCACGCGTAAATATTGTAAGCGTTGACCTGAGTCAGATTGCATTGCTTCTAATACGTCACGGGTTTGGTAAGCGATAGATTCAAGGGTCGCACGTACAATATGGTTACGGTTAGAACCACGAGAAAGACCGAAAATTGCACCACGTGCATACGGATCCCAATATGGTGCGCCTAAACCGGTGAAGGCTGGAACAACGTACACACCGTTACTGTCAGGGACTTTTTGTGCAAAGTATTCGGAGTCGTGGCTGTCATGTACGATTTTGAGTTCATCACGTAACCATTGGATTGAAGCGCCAGCAATAAATACCGAACCTTCAAGGGCATATTCAGGCTCACCTTTGGCGTTACATGCGATGGTGGTTAATAGGCCATTTTTAGAGGTAATGGCTTTATCACCGGTGTGAAGCAACATAAAGCAGCCTGTACCATAGGTATTTTTTGCTTGGCCTGCGCGTGTGCATAGATGGCCGTAAAGTGCTGCTTGTTGGTCACCCGCAATACCCGCAACAGGAATACGCACGCCGCCTTTACCCCCGATGTTGGTTTTGCCATACACTTCGGACGAATTACGCACTTCAGGCAACATAGAACGTGGAATATTTAATAATTCCAACATTTTGTCATCCCATTTTTTCGTATGGATGTTAAATAGCATGGTACGGGATGCGTTGGTGTAATCCGTTACGTGAACACGACCTTGGGTTAATTTCCACACAAGCCAGGTATCTACGGTACCGAATAGAAGTTCACCGCGTTCCGCTTTTTCACGAGCACCTTCTACATTGTCTAAAATCCATTTCACTTTGGTACCTGAGAAATATGGGTCCACTACTAAACCTGTGGTGTTGCGGATATATTCTTCATGACCATCCGCTTTAAGTTTGTCTGTAATATCTGCAGTACGACGACATTGCCACACAATCGCATTATAAACCGGTGTGCCGGTTGCTTTTTCCCACACAATGGTGGTTTCACGCTGGTTAGTAATACCAATTGCCGCGATTTCATCTGAGGTAATGCCTGCTTTTGCAACTACTTCGTTTAATGTTGAACTTTGTGTTGCCCAAATTTCCATTGGATTATGTTCCACCCAGCCTGCGCGTGGATAAATTTGTGTAAATTCACGTTGGGCGATTTCGACAACATTCGCATTGTGATCTAATAATACTGCACGAGAGCTTGTGGTACCTTGGTCCAAAGCGATGATGTATTTTTTGTCTGTCATAGTTCTATTCCTTAGAGTGCTTGGCACTCTCATTAAATGAATGAAGAAATTTTGAGCTTAAACGAACAAATTGCGAACCTAACTTAATTGAATTCGAATCTAATTGGAACAAGTAATGTTTGGTTTTGTGATAGGTATCACAGATTTTTCGCTGAAGATATGCAACCGATTGCGTTAACGCACAAAATAATGTGATCCCTCTCTCATTTTTAGAAAATAGATCGGTTTCATCTATTGAATTAATTGGTTAAAACTAGATAATGAAGCCACTCACTTTGAGTATCTCAATATTTGATCAAACAACGAACTGAATTGCAAAGCAAGATTTCTTCAATGAAATCATTAAGTTAATCATTATTTGGAGATTCTCTTATGAATGCCTATTTTGCAGAATTTTTTGGCACGGCACTCTTAATCCTGTTAGGTAACGGTGTGGTAGCCAACGTATGTTTAAATAAAACGAAAGGGCAAAGTTCTGGTTGGATTGTGATTACTACCGCGTGGGCATTTGCGGTGTATGTGGCGGTTGTTGTAACGGGACCTTACAGTGGAGCACACTTAAATCCTGCGGTAACACTTGGTGTGGCAATGAAAGGCGCATTTGCTTGGGAACTGGTACCAGGCTACATTGCGGCACAAGTGGTGGGCGGCATGGTTGGTGCGTTGTTGGTTTACATTATGTATAAAGATCACTTTACAGCGACCGAAGAAGAGGGCTTAAAACGCGCTTGTTTCTGTACTGAACCTGCGATTCGTAACTATCCAATCAACTTAGTGAACGAAATTATTGGTACCTTCGTACTTGTCTTCGTGATTTTCTATCTTGCAGGGGCAAACATCACTTTACCTGGCACGGCAGAAAGCACGCCAATTGGTTTAGGTTCTATCGGGGCATTACCTGTGGCGATTTTAGTTTGGGCAATTGGTTTAAGCTTAGGTGGAACAACCGGTTATGCGATTAACCCTGCTCGAGATCTTGGGCCA encodes:
- the glpK gene encoding glycerol kinase GlpK, yielding MTDKKYIIALDQGTTSSRAVLLDHNANVVEIAQREFTQIYPRAGWVEHNPMEIWATQSSTLNEVVAKAGITSDEIAAIGITNQRETTIVWEKATGTPVYNAIVWQCRRTADITDKLKADGHEEYIRNTTGLVVDPYFSGTKVKWILDNVEGAREKAERGELLFGTVDTWLVWKLTQGRVHVTDYTNASRTMLFNIHTKKWDDKMLELLNIPRSMLPEVRNSSEVYGKTNIGGKGGVRIPVAGIAGDQQAALYGHLCTRAGQAKNTYGTGCFMLLHTGDKAITSKNGLLTTIACNAKGEPEYALEGSVFIAGASIQWLRDELKIVHDSHDSEYFAQKVPDSNGVYVVPAFTGLGAPYWDPYARGAIFGLSRGSNRNHIVRATLESIAYQTRDVLEAMQSDSGQRLQYLRVDGGATNNNFLMQFQADILDVNVERPVVKEVTALGAAYLAGLAVGFWKDLDELHDKARVERTFTPDNDEEKRERRYKGWKKAVKRSLEWAKEDAE
- a CDS encoding DUF1524 domain-containing protein, producing the protein MHKLVLLFDRNGLPSLQVVSQQATGKLETVYNIAVEEFSTYHVGEFGVWVLNANCCDFVNVKYGDIESKFKQGGWVNPKNDRVMYIDPFDGKFKDFPDGARASVDHILPQSAFNKIDGFDKLPKHVQNELINHPMNLHPLPKELNSSKGAKIETRTESWQRYVKENKDISPIYRAYLENTQRNMVALVEEQIKKRGLK
- a CDS encoding MIP/aquaporin family protein, which encodes MNAYFAEFFGTALLILLGNGVVANVCLNKTKGQSSGWIVITTAWAFAVYVAVVVTGPYSGAHLNPAVTLGVAMKGAFAWELVPGYIAAQVVGGMVGALLVYIMYKDHFTATEEEGLKRACFCTEPAIRNYPINLVNEIIGTFVLVFVIFYLAGANITLPGTAESTPIGLGSIGALPVAILVWAIGLSLGGTTGYAINPARDLGPRLTLGLFLGGTLKTKADWGYSWVPVVGPFIGAALAAVFYNAIM